The nucleotide sequence gcgACGAACAGTGTCGTTTTTCTCGTCGCTTTTTAAAAGCGACACAGTTCGTCGGTTTTTTATGTATCGTTTTTTGGCCTTTTTTAGTAGTGAAGGTGTAACTCTTCTGAAAAGTCACAACTTATTAAAAAGTTCATAATCATTCAAAGTGAAAAAATGTCTATTCAAATTACATTCGTTCTCTTTATATCTTTTAACAAAAACACTTactcatttttcattcacatttctTAAAAACCTTGCGGCAACTACTTAATCAAGCCTCACTTGTACTTGAACTAACATAATTTTTGCTTCTTCCAGTTATCCGTGAAAACTTTTACATAAAAGGGATCAACTCGAGAAAGTGCGAAATGTAAAACAAGCTAATTAATTGACAAAGCGAAGTCTTAAATTATTTCTTTGAATGCCGTACATGATCAAACATTTGAATAGTTGAAATCTTCTAATGTTAGGCATGTAGCTGACTTTAAATTAGCATCCCATTATTCCCTTTTTGATCTTAGGCTTCTCCACAACAGTGCCATCATTTCCAGCAAGTGCACGATACTTATCCTTCCTCGTAAAAGTAGTGCATTCATAAGAAAGAGTTGCAGCAATGACCCTTTGTATGTAGTTAGCCACTTCATGACTTGATTTCCCGGAGTTGCAAGTTAGCTCATAAGGTAACTTATTCAAGAATGTAACTTCATAAGCTGGGCTAGGGTTCATGAAGAAGTAAAATGGGTCCATCCCTTTCCACCCTCTAGCCGTTGTACCGTGAAACATGCTCATCTTATTCACCATGGCCACAGGCACAAACTCATCGGTCAACTCAGCAAATAAGGCCGAGAACCTAAGAAGAAACGGTTCCCTACATGTAGTCCCCTCCGGGCATATTGCTAGGTCACCTTCTTGTAGGAGCTTCTTGATCATGGAGGCATCTAGAGCTCGATCACGATTCAGTCTAACTGTTTTAATAGGTGAAATGATCTCTGAAAGTCGTGAAACAGAGTATGTAACAGCTGGAATAGGTCGTCCAAGGGCAGTCGAGAGGAAGATTGGGTCAAGAAGAGTCCTGTGAGAGCAAATAAAGAGGACACCAGATTTGTTATCGGATTTATTGACAGGAGGTGGAGGGTTACCCTTAATGATTACACGGACGCCTAGCGCCCAAAATGCATAGTAGACAATGGGCATAGGGAGGAGTGAACCAGCAGCAATACGCAAGCAAGCGAGGATGAAACCAATGGGGATCCATAGAATGATAAGCAATGCCATGATAGGTGTTGGCTTTAGGACCAATCGGCCATCGTGGAAGATGATGGGCTTGGGAAGTTTGATTGCGGTTACAGCCTTAACTTCTGGTTTAGGTGGTACAATGTAAGCCTCCTGCATTTTCAACTTTGTTACTTCATCGATTCCAACTTATATAATCCAAGAACTCACATAGATGAATACGAACGTAAAGTTTCTCATTTAATTGATCATATGAAGTTTCTTATTTTACCTTAATGAGGTCTAATTTATGCACATACAAATATCCATGACCTCTTTTAGATCACAAATTCCAaactctttctttatttcttgaaCTCCATGTCAAGTCAAATACTTCGACATAAATTTGGACAAAGGGAATAACTAATTCGCATTTTTCTTATCCTTAATATGAATTTACATATTCTTTTGTATGTTTAACTACTTCGAGATAGATTAAGAAGACTAGAAAACTAATTAGCTCATGATGAGTAAGTGTAGCAAAGAACTAACCTTGCACAAAGCCAAGAAAGGAAAATCAGTATGACGATCACCCAAACCAATCTCAGGTTTCGCCTCTCCAAATGCCTTTTTAAGAGCATCAGCCTTGTTCTTCCCAACAAGCACTCCTGGCTTCTTAACAAAACCAGTAGCCCTATCTTTATAAGTTTCAATCTCAGTCCCTAAAACCATATCAGCTCccaagaaatccttcaagaatGCTTCCACCATAACCCTCGGATTTGCCGTCAAAACGTAACGTTTCCCACACGAAGAGAACACTTTCCAGGACTCCGGATGAACATCCCCTGAATAGAATTTCGGTAGCACTGCATGTGCTACTGATTCTATATCAGAAACCTTCATCCCTGCAAATGTCACGAAAATAAGGACTTGGATTCCTGCAGACTCCGAGACGCAATAGTAAAGCAGGCCAGCAAATGGTGAAGCCAAGAGAAGAAAAAGTAACCTTAAAACCCCTCCGACTTCAAAAGCAACTAAGGCAAAATAAGGGAAAGAGCTTCGACCACGAAGCAAAGTTCCATCCATGTCCGCAACCACTGTGTCCTTTTCGCGCCCTATGGATGCACATTTGTCCACTATTGGAAACGTTGTTATCGCCATTATTGCAGCTTCTAACTTCTAAGTTAACAAataaatatgttttatttttctttaattactcATAAGATAAGGTATAGGACTTAAACAATGCTACTTGAAGTTAACTTTCTCCAAGTTTGTGTGTCAATGCTAGTTGAAGTTAACTTTCTCCAAGTTTGTGTGTATATATGCATGTCGATTAAGAAAGATGACAAATAAAGAAAACATAGTGAAGATGGCATCTAAGATAAATGTCCATAATGGTTGGCCGCGTTGAAGAGATTAAAGCTTATGGAATTTACATGAAATTGGCATATTCTTGTTTCTCTAGTATGCTGAAAAGACTAATTCCTCTTGGTTCAAATCGTCATTTCTTGTTTTTGCACATTCGCCTCCTAATATATTTCATACTCTCTCCGGCCATCTTGACTTGTCCATGTTTGACTTGGCACGTTTGTTCAGAAACAATAAGTAAAAGGATGATTTTACCGTGTCACTCTTATTAGTTATGTCATTTAAATGTTGGgaaataaatagtattaaataatatggataaaataggtataaaataataaattatctcttgatttttcaaattagaTAAGTAAAGTTGAACAACAAATTTACCATACTGAACAAGTAACGATGAACAGGGGAAGTACATTTTAAGTCACAAGAATGTATGTACGTGCATTTTTTGTCTTTTAATTCCTTTAAATTCTAAGTAGAGGTCAGCAAAAACATATTGAATTTCCCAAAACATAAATGTCTTTGTTCAGGATCATATTAAAATGCTTCTTTGTTCAAACCGCCAATTTCTAAACTTACCTTGAAGTACACAAATATGGTCTATATTAGAAAGATAAAACTTTAGTATATCATTGCACAAAGTGACAACCGGCCACACTGTTCAATTATATTCCTTGTAATATTTGCTAAATTATATGAGCAAGGAGTCCAAAGTATTGGGCCAATATAAAAGTAATCAAATATAGCACCATTATGATTTTGGCTTGGTTACGTTACCAACGAAaaagaaattttaacttttctacACGgtgtataagaaaaaaaatatactaagagGCCACCCAAATGTCATTTAATTTATATAGGTATCTTTCTGTTACAACATGGATTAGTAATTACCTACATATTTAACATGGTGAGTGACCTGCTTAGTTGATAAAAGTATAATAATAGTGTAAAAATCTTTTATAATATAGGTGTACACAATTCTAATAAAAGGAAATTAACAGACGTTTTACCTTGGGGATGGATAATTTAGCAAGCCACAGGAAGAGTTCCGAAGTATTTTATTTTGACAACATATATATCGAAAAGGTTTGAAATTTaatcaatcaaatatatatttctcGAATTTTAATTAAGCTTTTCCTGCTTtcagtttctttttctttgtaaatCGATTATAAAGTTTGCATTGATTTTTCAGAAAGATTACTACATGGCTTCTTCGTTGTTttgttgcttttatttttttcaaaaaagaaaaaaaaaaaaacatgtgcTAGAGGGCAAATTGCATGATATTGCAATGACATTATTCCAAGGTTGGACAAGCAATGCAAGTAGACAACCGAAGCACTTTTGTATATTGTCATAGATAGATAATGATcagaattgatattcttttacTTACTTATCAAAACAAGTAGTCTAGAATTTCTTTTGAATAACCGAAGGGAGGAGTGCTATACATCACTTCAAAGTACAACCTAAATATAGTAGGTGAACTGTTAATATCTCTATATATGTAAAACTAAAAGCAAGACAAGAAGTCAAGTAGCAAGATATTAAAAAGTCACGTGACCGTTTTTAgaacaaagttaaaaaatattgcaataaaattttgaattgaaaaattaagtatttgaattcaaattacattatccttttaattttttttttattatctgaAAAATAGAAACCATagttaaagagttctaatagacaTTTACTATTTCAAGtatattacttttaaaatttaaattttataaaatatatttaaatataatttatttatacattagaaaaatataaaaatataattaaaataataaaattaatacaaataGTAGTACacaaattatagtatttttaatttaaaaaagaaaaaggaggagcagcaacaacaacaacaacaacaacaacaacagtagtagtagtagcagcagcagcagcagcaacagcaacaacaacaacaacaacaacaacaacaacaacaccatattattattaacaacaataacaataatcgTAGtagtttaaataataataataataataataatataataataattatagtagtgatagtaattaaaataattcatacaatattttttatgaatattaaATTGTGTGGTGTAATGGATAAAGTaacaagagaaaattgaaggaaaggtttgttttaagtcttgaatgaaggattggtgacattgaccaacttaaagggtcaaatatcatcaagaaacttgattaagttaattatgaacttgattaatattttcaaaactttctgatcttttcaaaaatacaaatcaagtcacacccctctttaatccaaatcaactagtctctctcttctctctctcgacaacttctctcaactctctcctaaccaacagttctgcaaaattctcccttcaatccccggcgacttcaacctccggcgaaaAATAGTCGGGTGAGTTCTCTttcgactttcaatcgtcaatcgacatgaagacttctccggtgacaacaacttcgagttcttcgtcgtcccatttccttttttacaggtaaaaaattatgaagaaacagaggaacttgagccaactactcttctagtacagaaatgtggactaaataaaaccctaatttctagcatTTCTTCTTATTGTTGTCGTACTCTTGATTTggatttattggtgatttttgttcatagttgatgttcttaatatgtgtgtgtgtgatgtgttggtgttgttgggttgatttgttgtttgtcttggtaagaatggtgttgcaacagatgaaacatctgatgcaacagattaaacatcttATGTGacagatgaagacatctgatgcaacagataaaaatatctgatgcaacaaattaaaatattatgaaacTATGAAAATCTTATGCAATAGATaaacaatctaatagatcattcatctgttgcgacagacgactcttctatcTGAAAGAAACCTAAaaaatattgatccaatagataactcattttacAACAGaagagtgatatgtttcaacagttcagtgatctatttttattatctccaacggtttactcatccattgcaacaggtcagttatatgttgcaacagataacatacctagaACAACAAatttgtgatttatttttatggtttccaatggattactcatccgttgtaacaggtcatttatatattgcaatagattagtaatctatttttattgtctcCATTGGTTTACTCACCCGTTGCAAAAGgtcaattatatgttgcaacagataacatacctagtgcaacagattagtgatctgtttttatggcttctaacgaattactcatccgttgcaacaggtcagttatatgttgcaatagataacataactggtgcaacatattagtaatatatttttatggtttccaacagattactcattcgttacaacaggttggttatatgttgtaatagataaactacctgatgcaacagattagtaatctattttatggttttcaatagattactcatctgttgcaacaggttagttatatgttgcaatagataaactacctggtgcaacagattagtgatatgtttttatggttttcaatggtttactcatccttgcaataggttggttatatattataatagataaactacctggtgcaacaaattagtgatctatttttatggtttccaagtttactcatccattgcaataggtcggttatatgttccatgagataaaatacctggtgcaacagattagtgatctattttatggttttcaatggtttactcatctgttacaataggtcggttatatgttccATCAGATAAAATACATGgcgcaacagattagtgatctatttttattgttttcaataatttactcatccattacaacaggttggttatatattacaacagataatatacctggtgcaacagataacatacctggtgcaatagatgtgtggtctgttgaaactattattttaccattatacatgttagatttactgttatctttTTTAATGCTGcataaatcaattataatctattttatgttcctgttaatttaagataatatgtctcccaaaagaaaagaaattgaatcaagtccaagtaaaggaacaagtacataaactcggctacatccaccactctataagcttgctttacaagcattatctcaatcaggaactaaagataatgaacacagggaggaggaatgtctcaaaagagatgatccaaatgctaatagcccttccatcgaagagttggtcaaaaccttcagcattgatcattgtCTTGTGAAAATGCAGTGCGatagtgccacagatttaacaggtgatttcgtggttaagtcagccatgggaaaatctttcgatgccttcagaaaaatactttgaaaataaaaattggatgcttatttcatggaaatctgctttgggcaatattttgatttaccggaggacaacaatgcttattttcaaatgaaaatggtatacgatcttctcaagtgtaggtttatgtatgaaaataaagacaagatagatcaggtgtggataaattactatggcatatctatttgttttggttggaaggagtttgccatagttaccggacaAAAAATCTTATCctccttcttaagttatacctactctgaccccaaAAAATCATCCGCACACATAAAAAAGGTAAAGGTAAGTCGAGTGATTGTgaggacctggtgtccattgttggtccaagcttcaaaaataaaaatttaatagaagcgttgaaaaGTAAAGAACTCTAAAAGAAGAACAAACAATCATTGtacttgatttggtttgtacatacTATTCTTTTAGTGAGAGACATTAACAATAACATAAGCcccggtttaataaatctctccaaggatattgaggcatttaacaactatccttggggttatgaaagcatcaaaatgactgtccaatatttgttgactccgatgacgccaaagacagtcaacttatatagctTTCCATGGTCCTTCatagtaaatatttcttttatcatgatataattcatcattttttattcaataatgcttttgatttactggcgttatgttatatgcttaggcatttaaagccattccttatttgagacaacaagtgaactaacagaaagaagtttcctatccaagaatcctgagatggttgtcggccaaaaccgataaaaatgcaaattttttttatcttttcaatccccccaaggaaatAGTAAGTCCAAttttaatcaagtttttattttaattaatgattattttaaatgatttcatcatcattctaatatatatatatatatatatatatatatatatatttatttatttattttagattgtccatccgtggcttgttccgactaatcgagagttgaagatgccatttttcctTACTTTACGGTTTGTGCAGACTTTaccggaccctaaggtcatttttggaataaaaatggaattatttagaGCAACATCCATCACAAGAAatataattttggagggtgggcttattgttgttgatgatgataatcgtagtggtagtggtagtggtgctgctgttggggctaatgatgctcctcttactaTTTTTGAAAccacaagccattatgattattaTCATACTGGTTTTACAGATTTTTCTCTCTAGATTttccacatctagcgaatgttctgcatgcaaatgtcaagactgcaaggtaaAACAcaatggagtgattaatactattaatgcactaattgcttctgtaaagaaaatggcatctaagaggagtctcattccatcaaagaggatttcatatccatacactccactagagatcaaggtgtcTAAGAGGAGAAGGATAGATACTTCCAAGGCaccatcaagcatcgaaaaaagcaaaattacaatgcctctgtctttgtcttgcatcgATATttagtgtgcaagggccacaagAGAGCAACATGAGTCAAAGAAGGTAAATGTACATCACCtgtttcaacaaataaataggcacatatctgtttcaacaaatgatacatctactgaaaattatcaaatagatatatacatccactgcaactgttgtctaacctgttgcattaaATGCattatctattataacagatgagtcttatattgcaacaa is from Capsicum annuum cultivar UCD-10X-F1 chromosome 5, UCD10Xv1.1, whole genome shotgun sequence and encodes:
- the LOC107870623 gene encoding glycerol-3-phosphate acyltransferase RAM2, which codes for MAITTFPIVDKCASIGREKDTVVADMDGTLLRGRSSFPYFALVAFEVGGVLRLLFLLLASPFAGLLYYCVSESAGIQVLIFVTFAGMKVSDIESVAHAVLPKFYSGDVHPESWKVFSSCGKRYVLTANPRVMVEAFLKDFLGADMVLGTEIETYKDRATGFVKKPGVLVGKNKADALKKAFGEAKPEIGLGDRHTDFPFLALCKEAYIVPPKPEVKAVTAIKLPKPIIFHDGRLVLKPTPIMALLIILWIPIGFILACLRIAAGSLLPMPIVYYAFWALGVRVIIKGNPPPPVNKSDNKSGVLFICSHRTLLDPIFLSTALGRPIPAVTYSVSRLSEIISPIKTVRLNRDRALDASMIKKLLQEGDLAICPEGTTCREPFLLRFSALFAELTDEFVPVAMVNKMSMFHGTTARGWKGMDPFYFFMNPSPAYEVTFLNKLPYELTCNSGKSSHEVANYIQRVIAATLSYECTTFTRKDKYRALAGNDGTVVEKPKIKKGIMGC